A single Candidatus Thalassolituus haligoni DNA region contains:
- a CDS encoding 3'-5' exonuclease, with product MLRRWIEERLPRRMLPEGRWSHLADPYDGDEVVVLDCETSVFDKKKGELLSVAAVRVRGNQIRLTEALDLTIRSDAVTDPKAVRVHYLRREDRMEGVALAEAIEKLLDFIGNRPICGFYIEYDRAILNRYIRELYNFKLPNRFIEVSEIYVKSKRRHHIHEVHLDLTFEGLARDLQVPIVERHTALGDVISTALMYIKLTGFGQPR from the coding sequence ATGCTACGTCGCTGGATAGAAGAGCGTCTGCCACGGCGGATGCTGCCGGAAGGCCGTTGGTCTCATCTTGCCGATCCATATGATGGTGATGAGGTGGTGGTGCTGGATTGCGAAACCAGTGTGTTCGACAAAAAAAAAGGCGAATTACTGAGTGTCGCGGCGGTACGGGTGCGCGGTAATCAGATCCGTTTGACCGAAGCACTGGATCTGACCATTCGCTCGGACGCCGTGACCGACCCGAAAGCGGTGCGGGTGCACTACTTGCGTCGTGAAGACCGCATGGAAGGGGTTGCGCTGGCGGAAGCGATTGAAAAGTTACTGGATTTTATCGGCAATCGGCCAATCTGCGGGTTTTATATCGAATACGACCGCGCCATTCTGAATCGCTATATTCGTGAACTGTACAACTTCAAGCTGCCCAATCGTTTTATTGAAGTGTCGGAAATCTACGTCAAGAGCAAGCGCCGCCACCATATTCACGAAGTGCACCTGGATCTGACGTTCGAAGGGTTGGCCAGAGACCTGCAAGTGCCCATCGTCGAGCGTCATACCGCCCTGGGGGATGTGATCTCCACGGCGCTGATGTACATCAAACTCACCGGCTTTGGTCAGCCGCGCTGA